The DNA segment AGATGCAATGGTTTGCTTAACACCAACGGGTAAAATGCTTATTGTAACCATTAATATCAAACCTATTTGGAAACACCAGAACGAATACTTTAAGATTTTATCGTTCCACTCCTCTTTTATTGTCATACCTCTTAAAGAGAAAAGCATTAATCCAATACCTAACATTCCATAAACACCAAATAGAGCAGTATGTGCGTGAACAGGTGTTAAATTCAACCCTTGCATGTAATACAAAGCAAGTGGAGGATTAATCAAGAAACCAAATACTCCTGCTCCTACTAAATTCCAAAACGCAACAGCAATAAAACTGTAGATTGCCCATCTGTACTTAACCATCCACGGAGTTGTTTTGGTCAACTTGTAGTTATGCCAAGCCTCAAATCCCATAAGTACAAG comes from the Bacteroidia bacterium genome and includes:
- a CDS encoding cbb3-type cytochrome c oxidase subunit I, producing LVLMGFEAWHNYKLTKTTPWMVKYRWAIYSFIAVAFWNLVGAGVFGFLINPPLALYYMQGLNLTPVHAHTALFGVYGMLGIGLMLFSLRGMTIKEEWNDKILKYSFWCFQIGLILMVTISILPVGVKQTIASVDHGIWYARSMEFMQEPSMITLRWLRVIGDTIFALGSVGLVYFVVGLKTGWSLKK